The nucleotide window CGAGTTCTCATCATCGTTCACATGCACATCAAATACCAGAGCCTTATCTGCCACAAACTCAACCCCTTCAATCACCAAaacctcctcttcctcttccttctccttctGGCTCCTCGACTTCCTTGGCCTTTCCACAATCACACTGATCACCGAGTCCAAAGCTATGGGCAGCTCACTGCTCTGCACCAGTGCTACTTTTTTTGAGGTCTCTGCCGCATTTGCTGCACCAAAAGGCCTTGTTATGCCGCTCAGATTAGCCAAGGCGAGCCCTCCTAGACCGACAAGCGCATTTCTCCTCCCATCAAATTTTACATGGTTTTGGTCACTATTGATTGTTGCTTTACATGATCCTCTGATACGATTTCTGAGTAAGGAAatctgggttttgtttggaaaGATATGACAGATTGAAGGGGCGGTGGAGTAAAAAGTGGTAATTGTGTTGGATGATAGTGGGGGAGGAGAAGCCAtggctttgttt belongs to Prunus persica cultivar Lovell chromosome G4, Prunus_persica_NCBIv2, whole genome shotgun sequence and includes:
- the LOC18778750 gene encoding polyphenol oxidase, chloroplastic, which translates into the protein MASPPPLSSNTITTFYSTAPSICHIFPNKTQISLLRNRIRGSCKATINSDQNHVKFDGRRNALVGLGGLALANLSGITRPFGAANAAETSKKVALVQSSELPIALDSVISVIVERPRKSRSQKEKEEEEEVLVIEGVEFVADKALVFDVHVNDDENSLSRPDKAEFAGSLVFLPQYKKKVKTSLHLGITDLLEQIGADDESFIKVTLVPRYVLRPVTIGGIKIDYFA